A genomic region of Prionailurus viverrinus isolate Anna chromosome D4, UM_Priviv_1.0, whole genome shotgun sequence contains the following coding sequences:
- the JAK2 gene encoding tyrosine-protein kinase JAK2 isoform X2 gives MAVLDMMRLAKEKDQTPLDIYSSISYKTFLPKCVRAKIQDYHILTRKRIRYRFRRFIEQFSHCKATARNLKLKYLINLETLQSAFYTEQFEVKEPGRGPSGEEIFATIVITGNGGIQWSRGKHKESETLTEQDLQLYCDFPDIIDVTIKQGNQEGSNESRIVTIHKQDGKNLEIELSSLREALSFVSLIDGYYRLTADAHHYLCKEVAPPMVLENIQSNCHGPILMDFAISKLKKAGNQTGLYVLRCSPKDFNKYFLTFAVERDNVIEYKHCLITKNENGEYNLSGTKKNFSNLKDLLNCYQMETVRSDSIIFQFTKCCPPKLKDKSNLLVFRTNGVSDVPTSPTLQRHNNVNQMVFHKIRNEDLIFNESLGQGTFTKIFKGVRREVGDYGQLHETEVLLKVLDKAHRNYSESFFEAASMMSQLSHKHLVLNYGVCVCGEENILVQEFVKFGSLDTYLKKNKNSISILWKLEVAKQLAWAMHFLEEKALIHGNVCAKNILLIREEDRKTGNPPFIKLSDPGISITVLPKDILQERIPWVPPECIENPKNLNLATDKWSFGTTLWEICSGGDKPLSALDSQRKLQFYEDRHQLPAPKWTELANLINNCMDYEPDFRPSFRAIIRDLNSLFTPDYELLTENDMLPNRIGTLGFSGAFEDRDPTQFEERHLKFLQQLGKGNFGSVEMCRYDPLQDNTGEVVAVKKLQHSTEEHLRDFEREIEILKSLQHDNIVKYKGVCYSAGRRNLRLIMEYLPYGSLRDYLQKHKERIDHKKLLQYTSQICKGMEYLGTKRYIHRDLATRNILVENENRVKIGDFGLTKVLPQDKEYYKVKEPGESPIFWYAPESLTESKFSVASDVWSFGVVLYELFTYIEKSKSPPAEFMRMIGNDKQGQMIVFHLIELLKNNGRLPRPDGCPDEIYLIMTECWNNNVNQRPSFRDLALRVDQIRDNMAG, from the exons CTACAAGACATTCTTACCAAAATGTGTTCGAGCAAAGATCCAAGACTATCATATTTTGACAAGGAAGAGAATAAGGTATAGATTTCGCAGATTTATTGAGCAGTTCAGCCATTGCAAAGCCACTGCCAGAAACTTGAAACTTAAGTATCTTATAAATCTGGAAACACTTCAGTCTGCCTTCTACACAGAGCAATTTGAAGTAAAAGAACCTGGAAGAGGTCCTTCAGGTGAGGAGATTTTTGCAACCATTGTAATAACTGGAAACGGTGGAATTCAGTGGTCAAGAGGGAAACATAAAGAAAGTGAGACACTGACAGAACAG GATTTACAGTTATATTGTGACTTTCCTGATATCATTGATGTGACTATTAAACAAGGAAACCAAGAAGGCTCAAATGAAAGTAGAATTGTAACTATCCATAAGCAAGATGGTAAAAATCTG GAAATTGAACTAAGCTCATTAAGAGAAGCTTTATCCTTTGTGTCATTAATTGATGGCTATTACAGATTAACCGCGGATGCACATCATTACCTCTGTAAAGAAGTAGCTCCTCCGATGGTGCttgaaaatatacaaagcaacTGTCATGGCCCGATTTT AATGGATTTTGCCATCAGTAAACTGAAGAAAGCAGGTAATCAGACTGGACTCTATGTACTTCGATGCAGTCCTAAggactttaataaatattttctgacttTTGCTGTCGAG CGAGATAATGTCATCGAATATAAGCATTGTTTGATTACAAAAAATGAGAATGGAGAATACAACCTCAGTGGGACCAAGAAGAACTTCAGTAATCTTAAAGATCTTTTGAATTGCTACCAGATGGAAACTGTTCGCTCAGACAGTATAATTTTCCAGTTTACTAAATGCTGCCCCCCAAAGTtgaaag ataaatCAAATCTTCTAGTCTTTAGAACCAATGGCGTTTCTGATGTACCAACATCACCAACATTACAGAGGCATAATAATGTGAACCAAATGGTGTttcacaaaatcagaaatgaagatttGATATTT aatgaaagCCTTGGGCAAGGcacttttacaaaaatttttaaaggtgtaaGAAGAGAAGTAGGAGACTATGGTCAACTGCATGAAACAGAAGTTCTTTTAAAAGTTCTGGATAAAGCACACAGAAACTATTCAGAG tctTTCTTTGAAGCAGCAAGCATGATGAGCCAGCTTTCTCACAAGCACCTGGTTTTAAATTATGGAGTATGTGTCTGTGGAGAGGAAA ATATTCTGGTTCAGGAGTTTGTAAAATTTGGATCATTAGATACATacctgaaaaagaataaaaattctataaGTATATTATGGAAACTTGAAGTGGCTAAACAGTTGGCATGGGCCATGCATTTTCTA GAAGAAAAAGCCCTTATTCATGGGAATGTGTGTGCCAAAAATATTCTGCTTatcagagaagaagacagaaagacaggAAATCCTCCTTTCATCAAACTTAGTGATCCTGGCATTAGTATTACAGTTTTGCCAAAGGACA TTCTTCAGGAGAGAATACCATGGGTACCACCTGAATGCATTGAAAATCCTAAAAATCTAAACTTGGCAACAGACAAATGGAGTTTTGGTACCACTTTGTGGGAAATCTGCAGTGGAGGAGACAAGCCTCTGAGTGCTTTGGATTCTCAAAGA AAGCTCCAGTTTTATGAAGATAGGCACCAGCTTCCTGCACCCAAGTGGACAGAATTAGCAAATCTTATTAATAATTGTATGGATTATGAACCAGATTTTAGACCTTCTTTCAGAGCCATCATACGAGATCTTAATAGTTTGTTTACTCCAG ATTACGAGCTATTAACAGAAAATGACATGTTGCCAAATAGGATAGGCACCCTTGGGTTTTCTGGAGCTTTTGAAGACCGAGACCCGACACAGTTTGAAGAGAGACACTTGAAATTTCTACAGCAGCTTGGCAAG GGCAATTTTGGCAGTGTGGAGATGTGCCGGTATGACCCTCTACAAGACAACACTGGGGAGGTGGTGGCCGTGAAGAAGCTCCAGCACAGTACTGAGGAGCACCTGAGAGACTTTGAAAGAGAAATTGAAATCCTTAAATCCCTGCAGCATGACAACATTGTCAAGTACAAGGGAGTGTGCTACAGTGCTG GCCGGCGTAATTTAAGATTAATTATGGAATATTTACCATATGGAAGTTTACGAGATTATCTCCAAAAACATAAAGAACGGATAGATCATAAAAAACTTCTGCAGTATACATCTCAGATATGCAAG GGCATGGAGTATCTTGGTACAAAAAGGTATATCCACAGGGATCTGGCAACAAGGAATATATTGGTGGAGAATGAAAACAGGGTTAAAATTGGAGATTTTGGTTTAACCAAAGTCTTGCCACAAGACAAAGAATACTACAAAGTGAAAGAACCTGGTGAAAGTCCCATATTCTG GTATGCTCCAGAATCACTGACAGAGAGCAAGTTTTCTGTGGCTTCAGATGTTTGGAGCTTCGGAGTGGTTCTGTATGAACTTTTCACATACATCGAGAAGAGTAAAAGTCCACCAGCG GAATTTATGCGTATGATTGGCAATGACAAACAAGGACAGATGATTGTGTTTCATTTGATAGAACTCCTAAAGAATAATGGAAGATTACCAAGACCAGATGGATGCCCAGATgag atTTATTTGATTATGACTGAATGCTGGAACAATAATGTAAATCAGCGCCCCTCTTTTAGAGACCTAGCTCTTCGAGTTGATCAAATAAGGGACAACATGGCTGGATGA